AAAAGAAGTAGAAAATAAGCTTGCTAGCTTGCCGCCGCTTGTATTTGCAGGTGAGGCAAGACGCCTTCAAAGCCGCCTAGCGCAAGTTTGCGAAGGTAAGGCCTTTTTGCTTCAAGGTGGAGATTGTGCTGAGAGTTTTGCGAATTTTAGCGCAAACTCTATTCGCGATACCTTTAAAGTCATGCTACAAATGGCTATTGTGCTAACCTTTGCTGGTGGCTGTCCTGTGGTAAAAGTAGGGCGAGTAGCAGGGCAGTTTGCCAAGCCTAGAAGCAGCGATACTGAAACCATAAATGGCATAACCTTGCCAAGCTATAGAGGCGATATCATAAATAGCCCAGTCTTTAGCGCAGAGGCTAGAAAAGCCGATCCTGCTCGCATGCTAGAAGCCTATCATCAAAGCGCAGCCACGCTAAACTTGCTTAGAGCCTTTGCTAGGGGTGGTTTGGCTGATTTAGAGCAAGTTCACAAATGGAACCTAGGCTTTGTTAAAAACGCTGGCTTAGGCACTGAAAAGTTCAAGCATTTAGCAGAGCAAATCTCACAAGCTCTTGCTTTTATGGAGGCTTGCGGGATAAATACTAAAAATAGCCCGACTTTAAGAGAGACAGCATTTTACACCTCGCACGAGGCGCTGCTACTGCCGTATGAAGAGGCGCTTACTCGCATTGATAGCCTTAGTGGCGAGCCTTATTGCTGCTCGGCTCACATGCTGTGGATAGGCGAGCGCACCAGAGGACTAGATGATGCGCATGTGCATTTTCTAAGTGGGGTTAAAAACCCTATCGGCTGTAAAATGGGGCCAAACGCTACAGCTGATGACATCATCAAAATCGCAAACAAAATCAACCCTGCAAACGAAGCAGGACGCTTTAATATCATTATCCGCATGGGCTCCCAGCTCATAGGCGAGCGTTTGCCAAAGATACTTGAGGGCGTAAAACGCGAGGGGCTAAATATACTTTGGAGTATAGACCCGATGCACGGCAACACCGTAAAAGCATCAAATGGCTACAAAACAAGGGAATTTAAGGCTGTGATGAGCGAGGTAAAAAGCTTCTTTGATATACACAAGGCTTGTGGCACAGTAGCAGGCGGCGTGCATCTAGAAATGACAGGAAACGATGTCACAGAGTGCACCGGCGGCATCAGCGGTGTAAGTGAGGCTGACCTAGCTAGTCGCTATGAGACGCAGTGCGACCCACGCTTAAATGCTGAACAAGCATTAGAACTAGCTTTTTTAATCGCTGATTGTGTAAAAGAGGCTAGGAAATAATCTAGAACTCTCGTCATCGCAAGGGAGCAAAGCAATTTAGTTAGGGAATTCTAGAATTCATAAGGAATTCTAGAATTTAACCCCTAATTAGAATTCTAGAATTCCCTACTATGTCATCCCCCAGCCCCTTTGGGGGATCTCTATAGGGAATTCTAAATTTATTATGATGAGATCCCTCGAAGGGGTCGGTGGATGGCACAAGGCTTGGGAATTCTAGAATTCCTAGGAATTCTAGAATTTAGCCCGATTTTAGCCCTAGGAATTCTAGAATTCCTTAAATCTTTACAAAGAGAAAATATGCAAGAAATTAAAAAAAATTATGGTCTTATTTTAAAAGGCGGAAATATTACTTTAAGCGATTTTACTTTTGAGCGCCCTTTTGCTCTGCTTGGCAATAATTTGCTAGTAAAGGTCATAGGGGGGGGGTATAGCTATATAAGCACTTCGTCTGTGCTGCGAAATGCTAGTATCGGCAGGTATTGCAGCATAGGTGATAATGTCTGTGTGGGCGTGGGCAAGCACGCTCTAAGCTGGGCTAGCACCGCTAGCATGACTAGCACGAGTTTTATGTTTGATGATATTTG
The nucleotide sequence above comes from Campylobacter magnus. Encoded proteins:
- a CDS encoding class II 3-deoxy-7-phosphoheptulonate synthase, with translation MKWTKESWRELNILQQPDYEDKAKLKEVENKLASLPPLVFAGEARRLQSRLAQVCEGKAFLLQGGDCAESFANFSANSIRDTFKVMLQMAIVLTFAGGCPVVKVGRVAGQFAKPRSSDTETINGITLPSYRGDIINSPVFSAEARKADPARMLEAYHQSAATLNLLRAFARGGLADLEQVHKWNLGFVKNAGLGTEKFKHLAEQISQALAFMEACGINTKNSPTLRETAFYTSHEALLLPYEEALTRIDSLSGEPYCCSAHMLWIGERTRGLDDAHVHFLSGVKNPIGCKMGPNATADDIIKIANKINPANEAGRFNIIIRMGSQLIGERLPKILEGVKREGLNILWSIDPMHGNTVKASNGYKTREFKAVMSEVKSFFDIHKACGTVAGGVHLEMTGNDVTECTGGISGVSEADLASRYETQCDPRLNAEQALELAFLIADCVKEARK